DNA sequence from the Phycisphaerae bacterium genome:
GTTCGATCAACTCGCGCGGCACCACCCGATCCGAAAAAAACCGGCAGCTCCGCCGCGCCTCCATCTCCGCCAAAAGCGACCGCGCCCGCTCCGCCTGCCAGGCGGCTGATCGCTCGGTCAATTGATATGGAATCATCCGCGCCGGCATGGGGCGCCTCCTGCCACAAGTGCAACGCCCCCGACACTCGCGCATCTCACTTCGGTTTGATCTGGCTCAGGACCTCGAAATCCTCGGGAAACCGGCCCACCTTGTGCTTGCTGAAGATCATCTTCCCGTCCACCTCGACGTCGAAGATGCCCCCGGCCCCGCCGACCAACTCGGGCTTCAC
Encoded proteins:
- a CDS encoding Rdx family protein → MPKAASLAEAIQGETGVKPELVGGAGGIFDVEVDGKMIFSKHKVGRFPEDFEVLSQIKPK